Below is a window of Stappia sp. DNA.
CGTTTCGTCGTCTTCGTTGAGCCCCTTCTTGAAGCTCTTGATTCCCTTGGCGACGTCTCCCATCAGCTCGGAGATCTTACCGCGGCCAAACAGCAGAACGACGATCACCGCAATGATCAGGATCTGCCAAATACTGATACCCATACGCCAACTCCCTGCTCATTCCGGCGCCCGCGCCCCGGTCCGCGACTATTGCAACAAAGCGCAAGCAATCGCAACCAACCGTTTTCGCCCCT
It encodes the following:
- a CDS encoding twin-arginine translocase TatA/TatE family subunit, with translation MGISIWQILIIAVIVVLLFGRGKISELMGDVAKGIKSFKKGLNEDDETPADSAKTIDHKADDTVSMEKSEDKTKAG